The Lactuca sativa cultivar Salinas chromosome 2, Lsat_Salinas_v11, whole genome shotgun sequence genome includes the window ATTTTGAGGTATGTAAAGGGTACAATTAATCATGGTCTTGTGTATAGACAAGGAGGAGATGGAAACTTGGTGGGTTATAGTGATAGTAGTCACGGGATGGATCGTGATGATGGAAAAGGCACAACTGGAATGGCATTTTATCTCTCAGGAAATCTGGTCACATGGAGTTCACAAAAGCAGAGGACCGTGGCTCTGTCTTCCTGTGAATTAGAATTCATGGCAGAAACATCAGCGGCTTGTCAAGCATTGTGGTTGAGAAACCTCTTAAAGGAATTGACCAACTGGGAGGTTAGAAAGGTCAAGTTATATGTAGACAACAAATCTGCAATAGAGCTCATGAAGAACCCTGTATTCCATGGTACGAGCAAACACATTGAGACTCGATACCATTTCATCCGTGAGTGTGTGGAAAATGGATTAATTTGTGTGGAGCATATAAGTGGAGAGGAGCTTGAAGAGTCTTCTGGGAGTTGAGAAGCTTGAAGACCCTATTCAGAATTAGGGGGGAGAGTATTGGAGTTAATTCTGATTTGAATTTGAGTTTGATGCAATAAAGAGAATAATCGGTTACCACATTGTGGTTAACCTGGTAGTTAAAGTTTTCAGTTATAGTTTGGTAGTTTTAAAAGCACTTTTAATTCAGGTTTTAATGTGATAGAGTTTATAAATTGCAATCAGTTTGTAGTTTGTTTAGAGTGTGTCAAATAAAGAAGAATTCAACAAATTTTATGTGTGCATTCTTGCCTCTGTTTCAGACCTGTGCAGTTTTTATTGTGATCATTTCTAGCCTGATCACCAacatgtttttttaaaattttttatagtAGTTAATTTATAACACTGTAAAACCTACTTTCTTGAAAATAGGTTGGAAAAGTACCATAGTGTTGATGTTCATTTCCTTGATTGTgagtaattttttttgttatgtaATTTGCAGGTCAGCTGGCCAttctttttgcatgtttgacAGACGAAATGATTGCTGAccctttttgtgttcataaatttGAAGTTATTCTCTATGTTCAGGTATTACATTTTTTTGTTGGAGTGCAAATTTACTTTTTTGTCCCTTGTATTTAGTGTATAACGTTTGGTGTTTATATTTAGAAGTCTTTGTATTTTGTAGTGGTGTCCAGCCAAACTTTTTGTCTTTGTATTTAgtattatataaaattattaatacTTTGAAACTTTTACCTTAGAAAACGGTGTGTTATGTTCCATTTTAACATGTGATAATACCCTTACACAAATCACACatatttgttaaaaaaatatgttattttttttttatttttttttacagtgATGGATGGTATAGAACTGCACAGCTAGGGATTTTGGGCATCTGTTTTCCGACAAGGCAGGAACAGAAGCTTAACTAGGAGTGGTTTGTAATTActtattatttatgtttaaaaaagTTTCTATTAGATTTTTCTGAGTTTAGTGTTTCGTATTACATTTTTTGCATAGGAGTTGTTTATATAGAATTACCtattatttatgtttaaaaatgTTTCTATTAGATTTTTATGTGCTTTGTGTTTTTCTATTACATTTGTGTGCATTTAATATAGAAGAAAGTGGATTTTTATGtaattattttctaaaaaataaattTCAATTTACCGACGGCTTAGCGACGGAAATCCGTCGCTAAAATAGTTGTATATTCCGTCGGTAATCTTTTGAAAACATGTTCGGTCGGTATTCTGTTGCTATTTACCGACGGAAAAATCCGTTGCTAAAATTTTTTAGTAGCCGttggaaatccgttaaaaaattAGCAACAAGAATATACCGACAGATTTTGGTCATTTACAATTCCGTTGGTAAAGCCCATCAACGACGGATTACCGATGGCTTTTGCCGTCGGTAATGCCCTTTTTTGTAGTAGTGAATATAGAATAAAATTATCTATATGCCCTTATTCAATCTAttagttatttaaaataattgaaattTGCTAAACACTCATCCTAACACTATCGGCACAACATGTATTTACTCATTattcaatatcacataatcacttTTTGACAATGaatgttattttaagaaaattattGTTTTACCCTTTCTAGTGTTTTGTACTTTGACTAACCTATTCCTACTTTTGATTGTAGGATTATTTAGTGGTCAAATTTTCAATATGGAATAACCAGATTAGTGCTAGCTGTAACAAAACTTATTTTCAAAGTATCGTAAAATTACTTATATGCGCTTCTTTAATCTATTACTTCCTTAAATAAACAGAATCTCCCATGCACTAATCATAACGCTATCTGTACTGCACTGCATTTGATTGATAGTCGGGTTCTCAATATCTTATCTTTTATCAGATACTCAATTTCATAACTCATAACCACATACACACACAATACTTGGGGCATTATCTTTTTTCACAATGTATTTTAGATAAAATAAAATGACTGATTTACCATTTTTGCATACAGGTAGCTTCCACAGTGCTGAAAAACAGTCGGCTCTCTCTCAAACTTTGAAATCATTTCTAATAATCGCTAACATATAAAGAACGGTAAATATGACAGTGGGGCCAAAGAAAGACAAAAAGGGGTTAAGAGGTCATAATTTATTCCATTCACATTTCCTTCATGTTGGCTTGATGATGGAAGTGATGCATATTTTTTGTGGTTGCATTCTCATGATCTTCCTCTTTTTTGCATACTCTATATATCACATAAATGGGGTTACTCTATGGATCTTTTtcctataaaaaataaatatgcatgttatttttatttatttatttatttttgaacaGCAAATAATAGCATTAACATAAAGCAAAAGACTTAAGCAAGAAGTTTAAGCCAAATACAAAGATTCAAATCGAGTATAAGAGAACATTCGT containing:
- the LOC122196597 gene encoding secreted RxLR effector protein 161-like produces the protein MGYAKKLLTAAGMADCNEAKYPMEPKLSLTKNEDEATVDATKFRSLIASLRYLIHTRPDLSYSVGVVSRYMESPRESHLKAVKHILRYVKGTINHGLVYRQGGDGNLVGYSDSSHGMDRDDGKGTTGMAFYLSGNLVTWSSQKQRTVALSSCELEFMAETSAACQALWLRNLLKELTNWEVRKVKLYVDNKSAIELMKNPVFHGQLAILFACLTDEMIADPFCVHKFEVILYVQNCTARDFGHLFSDKAGTEA